Proteins encoded together in one Schumannella luteola window:
- a CDS encoding ABC transporter permease yields the protein MTGRFRGWGVAVYSIVVFAILLVPIGYTVLFSFNDSRRTNIIWRGFTLDNWTGICDDARVCGAFGASIGVGSAATLVACALGTAIAIALVRFRFRFRNALTILLFLPMATPEIVLGAGLSSQLVNLGIEKNLVTVTIAHVMFCISFVVVTVRARAASLDPALEEAGRDLYGSPAQVFWRVTFPLLLPGIVAAALLSFALSFDDFIITNFVSGSAETLPKYIYIAAARGIPAQANVFASLIFFLAIAAVITISLIGAARRKRLLRG from the coding sequence CCGTCTACTCGATCGTCGTCTTCGCGATCCTGCTCGTGCCGATCGGCTACACGGTGCTGTTCTCGTTCAACGACTCGCGGCGCACGAACATCATCTGGCGCGGCTTCACGCTCGACAACTGGACCGGCATCTGCGACGACGCCCGTGTCTGCGGCGCCTTCGGGGCGAGCATCGGCGTCGGCAGCGCGGCGACGCTCGTCGCCTGCGCACTCGGCACCGCGATCGCGATCGCCCTCGTGCGCTTCCGATTCCGGTTCCGCAATGCCCTGACGATCCTGCTGTTCCTGCCGATGGCGACACCGGAGATCGTGCTCGGCGCGGGCCTCTCCTCGCAGCTGGTCAACCTCGGCATCGAGAAGAACCTCGTCACGGTGACGATCGCCCACGTCATGTTCTGCATCAGCTTCGTGGTCGTGACGGTCCGCGCCCGCGCCGCCTCGCTCGATCCGGCGCTGGAGGAGGCCGGTCGCGACCTCTACGGCTCGCCGGCGCAGGTCTTCTGGCGGGTGACCTTCCCGCTGCTGCTGCCCGGCATCGTAGCGGCGGCGCTGCTCAGCTTCGCGCTGAGCTTCGACGACTTCATCATCACGAATTTCGTGTCGGGCAGCGCCGAGACGCTTCCGAAGTACATCTACATCGCGGCCGCGCGCGGCATCCCGGCGCAGGCGAACGTGTTCGCCTCGCTGATCTTCTTCCTCGCGATCGCCGCGGTCATCACGATCAGCCTGATCGGCGCCGCGCGGCGCAAGCGGCTGCTGCGCGGCTGA
- a CDS encoding DUF6194 family protein, whose protein sequence is MTETEILDHLRDLDDVVVQTAGPGDGSPEAAWGDSFATVGAGRSLAERGQPFTTVVTKDYPGFDAVSALSAPGRFRVNVQLDRATFRSSFGFAPREAGSHLDGIDFAESDVLLPHPTYAGQSWACVVLPGERTSDLLRDLVDRAHAAALARLARRAE, encoded by the coding sequence ATGACCGAGACGGAGATCCTCGACCACCTGCGCGACCTCGACGACGTCGTGGTGCAGACCGCCGGCCCCGGCGACGGCTCGCCCGAGGCGGCGTGGGGAGACAGCTTCGCGACCGTCGGCGCTGGCCGCTCGCTGGCCGAGCGCGGACAGCCCTTCACGACCGTCGTGACGAAGGACTACCCGGGCTTCGATGCGGTGTCCGCGCTGTCAGCCCCGGGTCGCTTCCGCGTCAACGTGCAGCTCGATCGCGCGACGTTCCGCTCGAGCTTCGGCTTCGCGCCGCGGGAGGCGGGGTCGCATCTCGACGGCATCGACTTCGCCGAGTCGGATGTGCTGCTGCCGCATCCGACCTACGCCGGGCAGAGCTGGGCCTGCGTGGTGCTGCCGGGAGAGCGCACCTCCGACCTGCTGCGCGACCTGGTCGACCGCGCGCACGCCGCGGCCCTCGCCCGCCTCGCCCGGCGGGCCGAGTAG
- a CDS encoding asparaginase: MTDQPFAPHPLTAAGSVELAVVDRSGLDESRHLGVAVVVSPSGEVLEAHGDASAAIYPRSSLKPLQATAALATGVRLDQEQIALATASHGGTSRHIEVVERTLLGAGLSADDLQCPPDWPLDAASGRDAGEKRRVAMNCSGKHAAFLAACVHAGWSIDDYLDPSHPLQRSIAEIVEESAGEAIAHSGVDGCGAPVHAITPVGMARAASRVANGPSVIASAVRAHPWAIDGPGRDNTVAVENLGVFAKLGAEGYYIAVAQDGTSAAVKVLDGSGRVGSLVALSLLARHSRLDPGALAETLERTAPPMLGGGQPVGTWRLLV; encoded by the coding sequence ATGACGGACCAGCCCTTCGCCCCGCATCCGCTCACCGCCGCCGGCTCGGTCGAACTGGCGGTCGTCGACCGATCAGGTCTCGACGAGTCGCGCCACCTGGGCGTCGCCGTCGTCGTCTCCCCCTCGGGCGAGGTGCTCGAGGCCCACGGCGACGCCTCGGCCGCCATCTACCCCCGCTCCTCGCTCAAGCCCCTGCAGGCGACGGCCGCGCTGGCGACCGGTGTTCGGCTCGACCAGGAGCAGATCGCGCTCGCGACCGCGAGCCACGGCGGCACCTCGCGTCACATCGAGGTCGTCGAGCGCACCCTGCTCGGCGCCGGACTCAGCGCCGACGACCTGCAGTGCCCGCCGGACTGGCCGCTCGACGCCGCCTCCGGGCGGGACGCGGGCGAGAAGCGCCGCGTCGCCATGAACTGCTCCGGCAAGCACGCCGCCTTCCTCGCCGCGTGCGTGCACGCGGGCTGGTCGATCGACGACTACCTCGACCCGTCGCATCCGCTGCAGCGCTCGATCGCCGAGATCGTCGAGGAGAGCGCCGGAGAAGCCATCGCGCACAGCGGCGTCGACGGCTGCGGTGCACCGGTGCACGCCATCACCCCGGTCGGGATGGCGCGCGCGGCGAGCCGCGTCGCGAACGGACCCAGCGTGATCGCCTCGGCCGTGCGCGCGCACCCCTGGGCGATCGACGGCCCCGGTCGCGACAACACCGTCGCCGTCGAGAACCTCGGCGTCTTCGCGAAGCTCGGCGCCGAGGGCTACTACATCGCGGTCGCACAGGACGGCACGAGCGCGGCGGTGAAGGTGCTCGACGGCTCCGGTCGCGTGGGCAGCCTCGTCGCGCTGAGCCTGCTCGCCCGCCACAGCCGCCTCGATCCGGGCGCCCTCGCCGAGACGCTCGAGCGCACCGCTCCCCCGATGCTCGGGGGCGGGCAGCCGGTCGGCACCTGGCGCCTGCTGGTCTGA
- a CDS encoding OsmC family protein, which yields MRFEHGFRVQLEWTGDLGRGTADARAYSREHVLRAEGHHEIRGSADRVFHGDAALWNPEQMLLGALSQCHLLAYLYEAAANGVVVVGYTDDATATLKTEADGSGAVTEAVLRPVVTIAAGDPGLAQRLHDSAKSKCFIANSVAFPVRHEPVVLLADDPLS from the coding sequence ATGCGCTTCGAGCACGGCTTCCGGGTGCAGCTGGAGTGGACGGGCGACCTCGGCCGCGGCACGGCGGATGCGCGCGCCTACAGCCGCGAGCACGTGCTGCGGGCGGAGGGGCACCACGAGATCCGCGGTTCGGCGGATCGGGTCTTCCACGGCGACGCCGCGCTCTGGAACCCCGAGCAGATGCTGCTCGGCGCCCTGAGCCAGTGCCACCTGCTCGCCTACCTCTACGAAGCGGCCGCGAACGGGGTCGTCGTGGTCGGCTACACCGACGACGCGACGGCCACGCTCAAGACCGAGGCGGATGGCTCGGGAGCGGTGACCGAGGCGGTGCTGCGTCCGGTCGTCACGATCGCGGCCGGAGACCCCGGGCTCGCCCAGCGCCTGCACGACTCCGCGAAGTCGAAGTGCTTCATCGCGAACAGCGTCGCCTTCCCCGTGCGGCACGAGCCGGTCGTGCTGCTCGCGGACGATCCGCTGAGCTGA
- a CDS encoding helix-turn-helix domain-containing protein has product MLLRHAVGAALRRIRLDSGRTLREVAHDAAISMPYLSEIERGRKEPSSEVLAGLCRALGLTILDLLREAGVEAGAQAPVVDLAERREARISVLRAPGAPSSIRHGGDAGSTSHDVLLAA; this is encoded by the coding sequence ATGCTCCTGAGGCACGCCGTCGGCGCCGCGCTGCGCCGCATCCGTCTGGACTCGGGTCGCACCCTGCGCGAGGTCGCGCACGACGCGGCGATCTCGATGCCCTACCTCTCCGAGATCGAGCGTGGTCGCAAGGAGCCCTCGAGCGAGGTGCTCGCCGGTCTGTGCCGGGCGCTCGGACTGACGATCCTCGATCTGCTGCGCGAAGCCGGCGTCGAGGCGGGTGCGCAGGCCCCGGTGGTCGATCTCGCCGAGCGCCGCGAGGCGCGCATCAGCGTGCTGCGTGCGCCTGGCGCCCCGTCGTCGATCCGGCACGGCGGCGACGCGGGATCGACTTCCCACGACGTGCTGCTCGCGGCCTGA
- a CDS encoding aminotransferase class III-fold pyridoxal phosphate-dependent enzyme — MDFSVPQERKLVTELPGPNSVALQARREASVSRGAGTLANIYMERGSGAILVDVDGNQLIDLGCGIGVTTIGHANADVAAAAAEQATKLTHTLFTVTPYENYVRVAEKLAEITPGDFEKRSVLVNSGAEAVENAVKIARKFTGRRVILSLDHAFHGRTNLTMAMTYRPWPERAGMGPFPGDLYSVPISYPFRDGLTGEEAAAKTIDYIRTHIGAEEVAAFFVEPIQGDGGIIIPADGYFQAIKAFCEENGILFVADEIQAGIARTGAWYSIEHHGVVPDIITTAKGIAGGFPLAAVTGRAEVMDAVQPGGVGGTFGGNPVSTAAALATFEVIERENLIGEAQRVEKALWARIGDWAEKFAVVGEVRGKGAMFGIELVKPGTREPNPEALKAVLKHATANGVIPLDAGSWDSVLRLLPSVVISEELIDDAATVIEEALARLG, encoded by the coding sequence ATGGACTTCAGCGTGCCCCAGGAGCGCAAGCTCGTCACCGAACTCCCCGGCCCGAACTCGGTCGCCCTGCAGGCCCGCCGCGAGGCCTCGGTCTCGCGCGGTGCCGGCACGCTCGCGAACATCTACATGGAGCGCGGCTCGGGAGCGATCCTGGTCGATGTCGACGGCAACCAGCTCATCGACCTCGGCTGCGGCATCGGCGTCACCACGATCGGCCACGCCAACGCCGACGTCGCCGCGGCCGCCGCGGAGCAGGCGACCAAGCTCACCCACACGCTCTTCACCGTCACCCCGTACGAGAACTACGTGCGCGTCGCCGAGAAGCTCGCCGAGATCACCCCCGGCGACTTCGAGAAGCGCAGCGTGCTCGTCAACTCCGGCGCCGAGGCCGTCGAGAACGCGGTCAAGATCGCGCGCAAGTTCACCGGACGCCGCGTCATCCTCAGCCTCGATCACGCCTTCCACGGCCGCACCAACCTGACCATGGCGATGACCTACCGCCCCTGGCCGGAGCGCGCCGGCATGGGGCCGTTCCCCGGCGACCTCTACTCGGTGCCGATCAGCTACCCCTTCCGCGACGGACTCACCGGCGAGGAGGCGGCGGCCAAGACGATCGACTACATCCGCACCCACATCGGCGCGGAGGAGGTCGCGGCCTTCTTCGTCGAGCCGATCCAGGGCGACGGCGGCATCATCATCCCCGCCGACGGCTACTTCCAGGCCATCAAGGCCTTCTGCGAGGAGAACGGCATCCTCTTCGTCGCCGACGAGATCCAGGCCGGCATCGCCCGCACGGGCGCCTGGTACTCGATCGAGCACCACGGCGTCGTGCCCGACATCATCACCACGGCCAAGGGCATCGCGGGCGGCTTCCCGCTCGCCGCGGTCACCGGCCGCGCCGAGGTCATGGACGCGGTGCAGCCCGGCGGCGTCGGCGGCACCTTCGGCGGCAACCCGGTCTCGACCGCGGCCGCCCTCGCGACCTTCGAGGTCATCGAGCGCGAGAACCTCATCGGCGAGGCGCAGCGCGTCGAGAAGGCGCTCTGGGCGCGCATCGGCGACTGGGCCGAGAAGTTCGCCGTCGTCGGCGAGGTGCGCGGCAAGGGCGCCATGTTCGGCATCGAGCTCGTCAAGCCCGGCACCCGCGAGCCGAACCCCGAGGCGCTGAAGGCCGTGCTGAAGCACGCGACCGCGAACGGCGTCATCCCGCTGGATGCCGGCAGCTGGGACAGCGTGCTGCGCCTGCTGCCGAGCGTCGTGATCAGCGAGGAGCTCATCGACGACGCCGCGACCGTCATCGAGGAGGCGCTCGCGCGGCTCGGCTGA
- a CDS encoding FKBP-type peptidyl-prolyl cis-trans isomerase, whose translation MRLARPVIPALAAAGILVATLAGCSTPEKGDPGDAALSCPAAGDASKAVEVKVGDSADAAPKVSFDAPLKTDATQATVIKEGKGAAITEKDSVKVRFTFVNGTTGKALGATGYDGSAVETLPMTSTQVPAGLRKAVLCAKPGAIIAAVIPPDDGFGATGAGELKADDTLVAVADVIGIIKDKADGKSVDPGAEFPKVTLKKSGEPEVELPKEVVEPATTLVGQLKQGDGATVAEGDTVTVQYKGIDWNTGKTFDASWTRGQTASFPTTGVIAGFSKALVGQKVGSQVIAIIPPAEGYGASGGQPSAGIAATDTLIFVVDILDTGATASTQG comes from the coding sequence ATGCGCCTCGCCCGCCCCGTCATCCCCGCTCTCGCCGCCGCCGGCATCCTCGTCGCGACCCTCGCCGGCTGCAGCACGCCCGAGAAGGGCGACCCGGGCGACGCCGCCCTCAGCTGCCCCGCCGCCGGCGACGCGTCGAAGGCGGTCGAGGTGAAGGTCGGCGACAGCGCGGATGCGGCGCCGAAGGTCAGCTTCGACGCCCCGCTGAAGACCGACGCCACTCAGGCGACGGTGATCAAGGAGGGCAAGGGCGCCGCGATCACCGAGAAGGACAGCGTCAAGGTGCGCTTCACCTTCGTCAACGGCACCACCGGCAAGGCGCTGGGCGCGACCGGCTACGACGGCTCGGCGGTCGAGACGCTGCCGATGACCAGCACCCAGGTGCCCGCCGGCCTGCGCAAGGCCGTGCTGTGCGCCAAGCCCGGCGCGATCATCGCCGCGGTGATCCCGCCTGACGACGGCTTCGGCGCGACCGGCGCGGGCGAGCTGAAGGCCGACGACACGCTCGTCGCGGTCGCGGATGTGATCGGCATCATCAAGGACAAGGCCGACGGCAAGAGCGTCGACCCGGGCGCCGAGTTCCCGAAGGTGACCCTGAAGAAGTCGGGCGAGCCCGAGGTCGAGCTGCCGAAGGAGGTCGTCGAGCCGGCGACCACCCTGGTGGGCCAGCTCAAGCAGGGCGACGGCGCGACGGTCGCCGAGGGCGACACCGTGACGGTGCAGTACAAGGGCATCGACTGGAACACCGGCAAGACCTTCGACGCGAGCTGGACCCGCGGTCAGACCGCGAGCTTCCCGACGACCGGCGTGATCGCCGGCTTCTCGAAGGCGCTCGTCGGTCAGAAGGTCGGCTCGCAGGTCATCGCCATCATCCCGCCGGCCGAGGGCTACGGCGCCTCGGGCGGCCAGCCGAGCGCCGGCATCGCGGCGACCGACACGCTGATCTTCGTCGTCGACATCCTCGACACCGGCGCGACCGCCTCGACGCAGGGCTGA